In Populus trichocarpa isolate Nisqually-1 chromosome 7, P.trichocarpa_v4.1, whole genome shotgun sequence, the following proteins share a genomic window:
- the LOC7457181 gene encoding cytochrome P450 86B1, producing the protein MIHTMISPSINNNLTSLSSSLSDDVAGYFISRLFFLRDIQILELLLALVVFIAIHSLRQKKHCGLPVWPVLGMLPSLVSGLQCNMYEWISDVLCDRNGTFRFKGPWFSSLNCVVTADPRNLEHLLKTKFPNYPKGQYFRDTLGDLLGGGIFNADDEKWQRQRKTASIEFHSAKFRQLTTDSLLELVHSRLLPVLENAENNSMSIDMQDILLRLTFDNVCMIAFGVDPGCLRPGLPDIPFARAFEDATEATLLRFVTPTCIWKVMRFLDLGSEKKLKRSIKDVDEFAEDVIRTRKKELSLQSENDKEKQRSDLLTVFMGLKDENGKPFSDRFLRDICVNFILAGRDTSSVAMSWFFWLLDSHPTVEEKILAEICKIISEREDLDTKTPLVFRPEEIKKMDYLQAALSEALRLYPSVPVDHKEVVEDDIFPDGTELKKGTKVIYAIYAMGRMEAVWGSDCREFKPERWLRIIDGRFMSESAYKFTAFNGGPRLCLGKDFAYYQMRFAVASILYRYHVKVVKDHPVVPKLALTMYMKHGLKVNLVKREESELQKYLNIK; encoded by the exons ATGATCCACACCATGATCAGTCCTAGCATCAACAATAATCTCACTTCCCTTTCCTCCTCCTTGTCCGATGATGTTGCCGGATACTTCATTTCGAGACTATTTTTCTTGCGAGATATTCAGATTTTAGAGCTCCTCCTTGCTCTTGTGGTCTTCATTGCTATACATTCTCTTAGGCAGAAAAAGCATTGTGGACTGCCCGTATGGCCAGTTCTAGGCATGCTACCATCTTTGGTGTCTGGTCTTCAATGCAACATGTACGAATGGATTTCTGATGTACTTTGCGATCGAAATGGGACTTTTCGATTCAAAGGTCCATGGTTTAGTAGTCTTAATTGTGTAGTGACTGCGGATCCAAGAAATCTTGAGCATCTTCTCAAGACCAAGTTCCCTAATTACCCCAAAGGCCAGTATTTTCGCGACACGCTAGGTGATCTTCTCGGCGGAGGGATATTCAATGCTGATGATGAGAAATGGCAAAGGCAAAGAAAGACAGCAAGCATTGAGTTTCATTCAGCAAAGTTCAGGCAATTGACTACTGATTCATTGCTTGAACTTGTTCATTCTAGGCTCTTGCCAGTCCTAGAAAATGCGGAGAACAACTCAATGTCGATTGATATGCAGGATATTCTTTTGAGGCTAACATTTGATAATGTTTGCATGATAGCATTTGGGGTTGATCCAGGATGCTTACGCCCTGGTTTGCCTGATATACCATTTGCTAGAGCCTTCGAAGATGCAACAGAAGCTACTCTCCTACGTTTCGTTACACCAACATGCATATGGAAAGTTATGAGGTTTCTTGATTTGGGGTCCGAAAAGAAGCTGAAAAGATCAATAAAAGATGTGGATGAGTTTGCAGAAGATGTCATAAggacaagaaagaaagaactctCCCTGCAAAGTGAGAATGATAAGGAGAAGCAAAGATCAGATCTTTTAACAGTGTTTATGGGGTTAAAAGATGAGAATGGGAAGCCATTTTCAGACAGATTTTTAAGAGATATTTGTGTAAACTTTATTCTTGCTGGCAGAGACACTTCTTCAGTGGCAATGAGCTGGTTCTTTTGGCTTCTTGATTCACATCCAACAGTAGAGGAGAAGATTCTTGCTGAAATATGCAAGATAATTAGTGAGCGAGAAGATTTGGACACCAAAACTCCATTAGTGTTTAGGCCagaggagataaagaagatGGACTATTTGCAAGCTGCTCTATCTGAGGCCTTGAGGTTATACCCTTCAGTACCAGTGGACCACAAAGAG GTTGTTGAGGATGACATTTTTCCTGATGGGACTGAATTAAAGAAGGGGACAAAAGTGATTTATGCAATATATGCAATGGGAAGAATGGAGGCAGTATGGGGAAGTGACTGCAGGGAGTTTAAGCCAGAGAGATGGTTAAGAATCATCGACGGACGGTTCATGAGTGAATCAGCCTACAAATTCACTGCTTTCAACGGCGGTCCTCGACTATGCTTAGGGAAAGATTTTGCTTACTATCAGATGAGATTTGCTGTGGCGTCAATCTTGTATCGTTACCATGTGAAGGTAGTGAAAGATCATCCTGTGGTGCCTAAGCTTGCTCTGACAATGTACATGAAGCATGGGTTGAAGGTGAATCTAGTCAAGCGTGAGGAGTCTGAGCTTCAAAAATACCTTAATATCAAGTAG